Below is a window of Synechococcus sp. RSCCF101 DNA.
CATCACAGGCACGAACAGCATGAAGAAGTGCAGCCAGCGCTTGTTCGAGAACGCAATCCCGAAAATCTGGCTCCAGAAACGGTTGGCCGTCACCATCGAGTAGGTCTCCTCCTCCTGCGTCGGCTCGAACGCCTTGAAGGTGTTGGCCTGCTCGCCGTCCTCGAACAGCGTGTTCTCCACCGTGGCTCCGTGGATCGCGCACAACAGCGCGCCACCCAGAATGCCGGCCACGCCCATCATGTGGAACGGGTTCAGCGTCCAGTTGTGGAAGCCCTGCAGGAACAGCAGGAAGCGGAAAATCGCCGCCACGCCGAAGCTCGGCGCGAAGAACCAGCTGCTCTGGCCCAGCGGATACATCAGGAACACGCTCACGAACACCGCGATCGGGCCTGAGAAGGCAATCGCGTTGTACGGGCGGATGCCCACCAGACGGGCAATCTCGAACTGACGCAGCATGAAGCCGATCAGCGCGAAGGCGCCGTGCAGCGCCACGAAGGCCCACAGGCCTCCCAGCTGGCACCAGCGCACAAAATCGCCCTGGGCCTCAGGGCCCCAGAGCAGCAGCAGGCTGTGGCCCATCGCGTCGGCCGGTGTGC
It encodes the following:
- the psbD gene encoding photosystem II D2 protein (photosystem q(a) protein), whose translation is MTIAVGRAPQRGWFDVLDDWLKRDRFVFVGWSGILLFPTAYLAIGGWLTGTTFVTSWYTHGIASSYLEGCNFLTAAVSTPADAMGHSLLLLWGPEAQGDFVRWCQLGGLWAFVALHGAFALIGFMLRQFEIARLVGIRPYNAIAFSGPIAVFVSVFLMYPLGQSSWFFAPSFGVAAIFRFLLFLQGFHNWTLNPFHMMGVAGILGGALLCAIHGATVENTLFEDGEQANTFKAFEPTQEEETYSMVTANRFWSQIFGIAFSNKRWLHFFMLFVPVMGLWTSSIGIIGLALNLRAYDFVSQEIRAAEDPEFETFYTKNILLNEGLRAWMAPADQPHENFVFPEEVLPRGNAL